ATCTTCGGGACGCTGCTCGTCTCACTGATCCCTGCCGATTTGGTCGCAGTGATCCAGGCATACGTGCTGCCGGCGATCATGGGCGCCGTCATCGTGCAAATGGTGACATCCAACCCGAACTGGACAGTGCTCGGCATCGCGCTCGTCATCGGCGCCATTGCCGTGTTCGGGCTGCCGCTGATCGCTCCCGCCCTATCGGGCTTCGCCGTGGCGATCTCGGTAGTCCTGACGATCGGCGTTGCGCTGCTGCTGCCACGCACCCCGCGAACCGGACACGAACAGGAAACGACCCCGAAGGAGCACATCGCATGACCGACACAACCCTGCGCATCTCGAGCGAGACCCTCACGCCGTCCGTCGCCGAACTCGCCCCGGAGTTCGTCGCCCTCTCCGACGCCATCTGGGATGAGCCGGAGCTGCGCTGGGAGGAGCACGCCTCGGTCGCCAAGCAGATCGCCGTCGCGGAACGCCACGGCGGCAGGATCACCACGAACGTGGCCGGCATTCCCACCGCGTTCACCGCGGAGTGGGGACAGGGCGGGCCGGTGATCGCCGTGCTCGGAGAATTCGATGCGCTCGCGGGTCTCAGCCAGGAGAACGGCTCGACGGTCCGTCAGCCCGCACCGGGGAACACCTCGGGCAACGGACACGGTTGTGGCCACAACCTGCTCGGCGCGGGCTCCCTGCTCGCCGCGGTGGCGCTCGCCAAGACGCTCGAGCGGGAGGGCAGGGCCGGCACCGTGCGCTATTACGGCTGCCCCGCCGAGGAGGGCGCGGCCGGGAAGTCCTTCATGGTGGCGGGCGGTGCGTTCGAGGACGTCGATGCGGCCGTGAGCTGGCACCCCGGAGCGGGCGTCGCGACCGCGCAGTGGAAGTCGCTGGCCTACACCCAGGCTTACTTCCGCTTTCGCGGTGTCGCGGCGCACGCCGGAGCCAACCCGCAGCACGGACGGAGTGCGCTCGACGCCGCCGAACTCATGAACGTCGGCGTCAACTTCCTCCGCGAGCACATGGACGACACCGATCGTGTGCACTATGCGTTCGTGGACGCGGGCGGTGCGTCGCCGAACGTGGTGCAGCCGACGGCCGAGCTGTACTACCTCGTCCGATCGGCGACCACGGCGGGCATGCGCGCGCTTTACGAGCGTGTGTGCAAGATCGCGCGCGGCGCGGCGATGATGACCGAGACCGAGGTCGAGATCGAGTTCGACGGAGCGAGCGCGGAGATCCTTCCCAATCTGGTGCTCGAGAGTCACCTCCACGCCGTGGTCGAGGCGATGGGAGGCGTGCCGTACGACGACGATGACCTCGCGTACGGACGCGAGCTGCTCACCACGGTTCCCGCCGACGCGGTCACACACACGAAGACGACCATGGGAATGAGCGCCGACGACGACTCGCCGTACTTCCTGGGCGTGCCGCCGAAGCCCGACCCGGTGCACCGCCCGCAGATGACGGGGTCCACGGACGTCGGCGATGTGAGCTGGGTCGTTCCCACGGTGCAGATCGCCGGTGCCACGGCGGTACTGGGCACGCCGGGTCACTCGTGGCAGATGGTCGCTCAGGGCAAGACCGCCGCCGCCCACAAGGGCATGGTCTACTGCGCCACCGCCATCGGCGCCGTCGCCTACGACCTTCTCACCGATCCGGACCTCCTCGAGGCGGCGCAGGCCGAGCATCGCGCCACCCTGGCGGTCACGCCGTACGACTGCCCCATCCCCGAGGGGGTCATCGCTCCGCCGGTGCGCCCTGGATACCGCGTGCGGTGAGCTGCTGAACAGGGTGGTCGCGACTCGGAGCGCGCCGAGCCGGGGCCCGACGCCTCGGTCTCGGCGCGCTTCGCATGCTCGATCCGTTCCGGCTGACGAGCCGTCATCTCGCGCGGTCGTCGAACGAGTGAAGCGAGTCGCGGCCGCGGGGTCGGTGGCGTTGGTCTCGACTCCGCCGCTGCGCGGCTGCGCTCGACCCGTCTCCGCTTCGTTCGCTTCGCTCACTCCGGTCGACGAGCCTGGGTCGCGTGCGGCCGGCTCCGCGCGCGGTCGTCGGAGGTGCGGCGCGCGTGGTCGGATCGGTGGGGCCAGTGTGAACCCGTGGGGCGGATGAGGAGGCGCCGGCGCATCCGCTCCGACGAGCCGCAACCCCGCACGGCTCGTCGACCGAGCGAAGCGAGCGGAGACGGCTCGAGCGGAGCGGAGCGGAGTCGAGAGCTCGGGCCGAAGCCGCGTCAGGCCTTGGGGGCGCGGTAGGCGCGGAGGTACTGGTCGGGCCAGAGGCCGCGGGGGAGCTCGCCGAGCTCGGTCGCGGCGCGCAGGCCGAAGTGCGGGTCGCGCAGCCACTCGCGGGCCGCGAGCACCACGTCGGCGGCGCCGTCGGCGAGCACCTGCTCGGCCTGTGCGCCCGTAGTGATGATCCCGACCGCGCCGACCGGGGCACCGGTCACCTCGCGGATGCGGGCGGCGAAGGGCACCTGGTAGCCGGGGTGGACGTCGATGCGCTGATGGGCGACGAGCCCGCTCGACGAGACGTCGAAGAAGTCGGCGCCCGCCTCCTGGGCCCACCGCGCCACGGTCGCGACGTCGTCGACGACGAGGCCGCCCGGGGCGGAGTCCTGGGCCGAGAAGCGCACGAGCACGGGCACGCCCTCGCCGACCTCGGCGCGCACCGCGCGCACCACGTCGAGGGTGAGGCGCGCGCGGTTCTCGAGCGAGCCGCCGTACGCGTCGGTGCGCTGGTTCGACAGCGGCGAGAGGAACTGGTGCAGCAGGTAGCCGTGGGCCGCGTGGATCTCGACGGCGTCGAAGCCCGCGTCGATCGCCCGGCGCGCGGCCGAGGCGAAGGCGGCGACGATCTCGGCGATGCGCTCGCCGGTGAGCTCGACCGGCTCGGCGTAGCCCTCATACGCGATCGCCGAGGGCGCCTCGGCGACCCAGCCGCCGTCATCGAGGGGGACGGATCCGCGGTGCTCGGTGCTCGAGCCCGGGGCGAACGGCCACCACGTCGAGGCCTTGCGGCCGGCGTGGCCGAGCTGGATGCCGGCGCGGCCGCCGCGGGCGTGGATCGACTCCACGATCGGCCGCCAGGCGTCGCGCTGCGCGTCGTTCCAGATCCCGGCGTCGCGCGGCGAGATCCGCCCCTCCGGCACGACCGCCGTCGCCTCCGCGATCACCAGGCCCGCGCCGCCCGATGCGAACTGCGCCAGGTGCACGTGGTGCCAGTCGTTCACCACGCCGTCTTCGGCGCTGTACATGCACATCGGCGCCACCCAGAGGCGATTGCGGAACTCGACGTCGCGGATCGTGAGCGGGCTGAACAGCAGGGACATGCGGGTCCTTCCGGGTCGTGCGGCGACGTGTCGGGAGCGGCACGTCGTAATCTGGCGGCATGCCAGGGGGATACGCGCGGCCGGACGACGAGATGTTCGGGTGGGGTCCCGCCGACGCCGCACAGGTCCTCCGTGTGCCAACCTCCGCCGACCACAAGTATTCCCGGGGCGTCGTGCTGCTCGAGACCGGATCGCCCACGTATCCCGGAGCCGCGGCGCTCACGGTGGAGGGCGCCTGGCGCGCCGGCGTGGGCATGGTGCGCTGGACCGGCGATCCCGACGTGGCGCGGCTCGTGGTGCAGCGCCGGCCCGAGACCCTTGTGAACGCGGGCGAGCGCGCGGACGCCGTCGTGCTGGGATCGGGCATCTCCGGCCGCGACCGCGACGACGACGTCACCGCCCGCTTCCGCGGGATCCTGCACAGCGACCTCCCGGCCGTGATCGACGCGGGCGCGCTCGACCTCGTCACCGACGTGCGCGCGCCCGTGGTCGTCACGCCGCACGACGCCGAGCTCGCCGACGTGCGCATCCCGCTCGGCTTGGGGATCGACGATCTGGACGGCGATCCCCTCGAGCGCCGCCTGCGGGCGGGCTTCGCCGAGCGCCTGCTCGTGGTGCGCGAGACGGCGGTCGCCCTCGGCGGCGCGGTGCTGCTCAAGGGCGCCGACACGATCGTGGCCACCCCCGGCGGCTGGTGGACCGTCGTGCGCACGGGCACGCCGTGGCTGGCCACCGCCGGCACCGGCGACGTGCTCGCGGGCGCCCTCGGCGCGCTCGTGGCGGTCGCCTCGGCCGGCGCGCGGCGATCGGGCGGCGCACTCGATGTCGAGGCGCTCGGACCGCTCGCGGCGACGGCCGCCTGGCTGCACGGCACCGCCGCGCGCCTCGCCGCCGGCGTCGAGGGCGGGGCCCCGGGCCGGCCGATCACCGCGCTCGACGTGGCCGATCATCTGCCCGCCGCCTTCGAGCGGGCGGTCGCGCGTGCGTAGCCCGCGCGCGGCGCGGATCGCGCTGTGGCTCGCGTTCGCGGCGGTGCACGCCCTCGTGGCGTGGCTGGGATGGGCGCTGCCCAACCAGCCGATGGGCGACGTCTACCTCGTCTACGAGCCCTGGTCGGATCGGGCGCTCGCCGGGGAGCGGATCGTCGGCATCACCGAGCCCTGGGTGTACCCGATCCTCGCCCTCGCCCCCATGCTCCTCACGCAGGCGCTCGGCTTCCTCGGGCCGTATGCGATCGGCTGGGCGGTGCTCGTGACGGCGTGCGACGCGGTGGCGTTCTGGCTGCTCGTGGGCCGGGCGCGCTCGCGCCCGCGCGTGATCGCCGCCGCGTTCTGGCTCGGCTACGCGCTGCTGCTCGGGCCGATCGGGATGTACCGCATCGACGCCGTCACGGTGCCGCTGGCGGTCGCGGGCGTGCTGTGGCTCGCGGGGCGCCCGTCGGTCGCCGGCGCGCTGCTGGCCGCCGCGACCTGGATCAAGGTGTGGCCGGCCGCGCTGCTGGGATCGGTCGCCGTGGCGTCGTGGTGGCGCGCGCGGCGCCGCGCCACCGGGGTCGTCGCCGGGGCGCTCGTGCTCACCGGCGTGCTGGTGGGCGCCGTGGCGATCGCCGGCGGGGCGCGCCACCTGCTCGGCTTCGTCGCGACGCAGCAGGGCCGCGGCCTGCAGATCGAGGCGCCGGCGGCCACGCCGTACCTGTGGGGAGCGGTCGCGGGCCTCGACGGCTGGTACCCGTACTACGACCGCACGATCCTCACCTTCCAGGTCGCCGGCCCGGGCGCCGACGCGATCGCCGCGCTGATGAACCCGCTGCTCGCGCTCGCCGCGGTCGCGATCCTCGGCGTCGCGGCGTGGAAGGCGCGCCGCGGCGCCGCGGCCGCGCGGCTCGTCCCGCCCGCGGCGCTCGCGCTGACCCTCGCGATGATCGTGTGCAACAAGGTGGGCTCGCCGCAGTTCCACGCCTGGCTCATCGCCCCGCTCGTGCTGTGGCTCCTGTGGGACCGGCGCCGGGCCTGGCCGCTCGCGATCGGGGGGCTCGCGTGCGCGGCGCTCACGCACCTGGTGTACCCGATCCTGTACGGATCGGTGCTGGCCGTGTCGCCGCTCGGCATCGCCGTGCTCACCGCCCGCAACGTCTGCCTCGTGGCGCTGCTGGCATGGGCGATCGTGCGCCTGGCGCGCGTGCCGGCCGGGGCACGAGGGGCGGCCCCGCGGCGGCGGGCGGACCCGCGGCGCGCCGCGGCCGAGCGCGCCTGATCGCACCCGCGCCATGGCCGCGCGGCGCCGCGCGCGGTAGCCTCGGCTCATGCTCATCGCCTTCTCCGTCGCCCCCAGCGGCGCGCCCTCCGGCGGCGCCGAGAACCCCGACGGCTCGGTACACGACGCCGTCGCCGCGGCCGTGCGCGTGGTGCGCGAGTCGGGCCTGCCCAACCGCACCTCGAGCATGTTCACCGAGGTCGAGGGGGAGTGGGACGAGGTCATGGATGTGGTGCGCCGCGCCACCGAGGCCGTGATGCCGTTCGGCTCGCGCGTCTCGCTCGTGCTCAAGGCCGACATCCGCCCCGGCCGCACCGGCGAGATCGACGGCAAGGTGGAGCGCCTCGAGCGCGCGCTCGAGGCCGAATGACTCCGTAGACTTCTCTGGTGACCACCTCGACTTCTGAGTCGAGGGGTGCGGCGACGATGGCGCTCCTCTCCCTCGCCATCGGTGCATTCGGCATCGGCATGACCGAGTTCGTGTCCATGGGCCTGCTGCCCGGGATCGCCTCGGACCTGCTGCCCGCGCTCTACGCCTCCGACACGGAGGAGGCGATCGCGCGCGCCGGCATGCTGATCAGCCTCTACGCGCTGGGCGTCGTGATCGGCGCGCCCACGATCGCGGGCTTCGCCTCGCGCTTCCCGCGCCACCGCGTGGTGCTGGTGCTCGTCGCCGCCCTCCTCGTGTTCAACGGCCTCACCGTGATCGCCCCGACCTTCGAGCTCGTTGCGATCTCGCGCTTCCTCTCGGGCGTGCCGCACGGGGCGTACTTCGGCATGGGCGCCCTCGTCGCCAGCGAGCTGCTCGGGCCCGCCAAGCGGGGCCGGGCCGTGTCGCTCATGATGACCGGCCTCACGGTCGCCAACGTGGTGGGCGTGCCGGCCGGCACGTTCCTCGGCCAGGCGGTCGGATGGCGCGCCGCGTACATCGTGGTCGCGCTCGTGTTCGCGGCCGCGCTCGTGATGTGCGGGCGGTTCCTGCCGGCGCAGCCGGGCGATCCCGGCCGCACCTTCCGGCACGAGCTGCGCGTGTTCCTCATCCCGCAGGTGTGGTTCGCGATCGGGATCGGCGCCATCGGCTTCGGCGCGTTCTTCGCGATCTACAGCTACGTCGCCACGCTCGTGACGGAGGCGGCCGGCGCGCCCGAGTGGCTCGTGCCGTTCGCGCTCATGGCCCTGGGCCTGGGGATGGTCGTCGGCAACCTCTTCGGCGGGCGCCTGGCCGACGCCAGCGTCACCCGCACGCTCCTCGTCGGCCTGGCGGGCATGTCGCTGGTCTCCGTGGTGGTGGCGGTCCTGTCGAGCTGGAGCGTCGCGCTCATCGCGGCGCTGTTCGTGTTCGGCCTCATCGCCCAGCTGATCAACCCCGCCATCCAGCTGCGCCTGTTCGACGTGGCGCACGAGCACCAGGCGCTCGCGGGCGCGCTGAACCACTCGGCGCTGAACATCGGCAACAGCGTGGGCGCCGCCGTCGGCGGTGCCGTGATCGCGGCCGGCTTCGGCTACGTCGCGCCTGCGTGGGCGGGCGCCGTGCTGGCGGCCGCGGGCGCGGTGATCGCCGTGGCGTCGCTGGCGGTCGATCGCCGCGCGGTGCGCGTCGCGGCCTGACCTCGGACGCGCCCCGGCGAGCGGGCCGCGCGCCGTAGACTCGCGGTGATGACGGAGCTCCCCGCGCCCTACGAGCCGATTCGCGGCCTGCATCCGTATCTCGACGTGTACGGATCCCACCCGTGGGCGATGCCGGAGGGCTGGTGGCGGCGCACCGAGGCCCGCATCGCCGACGTCATGGCCGAGGCGGCCCGGACGGGCCTGACGGCCGGCGCGCGCGAGATGCACGCGATGTACCGCCGCGATGCGCCCGCCGCGGCGTGGCCCGTCTGGCTGACGTGGCGGATGCTGCCGAGCGCGGCGCCGATCTGGGCGGGGACGAACCCGGATCTGGGGCTCGAGCTCGCGCAGCCGTGGCTCGACCCCGATAACCCCGAGGCCCGCGTCTCGGCCGACAGCCCGCGCCTGTACCGGTGGGAGAGCCTGTGCTGGCCCCTCGCCTTCTTCCGGCACACGGCGTTCTCGGGCAACCGGTCGTGGCGCGTCGCGGCCCTGGAGCAGACGCGCGAGATCATCGCGATCTACCGCGAGGTGCCGATGCTGCGCCAGCGCGGCGACGCGCTCGTGACGCTCTTCGATCACGTGCGCGGCG
This genomic interval from Microbacterium sediminis contains the following:
- a CDS encoding thiamine-binding protein; translated protein: MLIAFSVAPSGAPSGGAENPDGSVHDAVAAAVRVVRESGLPNRTSSMFTEVEGEWDEVMDVVRRATEAVMPFGSRVSLVLKADIRPGRTGEIDGKVERLERALEAE
- a CDS encoding ADP-dependent NAD(P)H-hydrate dehydratase, yielding MPGGYARPDDEMFGWGPADAAQVLRVPTSADHKYSRGVVLLETGSPTYPGAAALTVEGAWRAGVGMVRWTGDPDVARLVVQRRPETLVNAGERADAVVLGSGISGRDRDDDVTARFRGILHSDLPAVIDAGALDLVTDVRAPVVVTPHDAELADVRIPLGLGIDDLDGDPLERRLRAGFAERLLVVRETAVALGGAVLLKGADTIVATPGGWWTVVRTGTPWLATAGTGDVLAGALGALVAVASAGARRSGGALDVEALGPLAATAAWLHGTAARLAAGVEGGAPGRPITALDVADHLPAAFERAVARA
- a CDS encoding NADH:flavin oxidoreductase/NADH oxidase, which gives rise to MSLLFSPLTIRDVEFRNRLWVAPMCMYSAEDGVVNDWHHVHLAQFASGGAGLVIAEATAVVPEGRISPRDAGIWNDAQRDAWRPIVESIHARGGRAGIQLGHAGRKASTWWPFAPGSSTEHRGSVPLDDGGWVAEAPSAIAYEGYAEPVELTGERIAEIVAAFASAARRAIDAGFDAVEIHAAHGYLLHQFLSPLSNQRTDAYGGSLENRARLTLDVVRAVRAEVGEGVPVLVRFSAQDSAPGGLVVDDVATVARWAQEAGADFFDVSSSGLVAHQRIDVHPGYQVPFAARIREVTGAPVGAVGIITTGAQAEQVLADGAADVVLAAREWLRDPHFGLRAATELGELPRGLWPDQYLRAYRAPKA
- a CDS encoding amidohydrolase, which translates into the protein MTDTTLRISSETLTPSVAELAPEFVALSDAIWDEPELRWEEHASVAKQIAVAERHGGRITTNVAGIPTAFTAEWGQGGPVIAVLGEFDALAGLSQENGSTVRQPAPGNTSGNGHGCGHNLLGAGSLLAAVALAKTLEREGRAGTVRYYGCPAEEGAAGKSFMVAGGAFEDVDAAVSWHPGAGVATAQWKSLAYTQAYFRFRGVAAHAGANPQHGRSALDAAELMNVGVNFLREHMDDTDRVHYAFVDAGGASPNVVQPTAELYYLVRSATTAGMRALYERVCKIARGAAMMTETEVEIEFDGASAEILPNLVLESHLHAVVEAMGGVPYDDDDLAYGRELLTTVPADAVTHTKTTMGMSADDDSPYFLGVPPKPDPVHRPQMTGSTDVGDVSWVVPTVQIAGATAVLGTPGHSWQMVAQGKTAAAHKGMVYCATAIGAVAYDLLTDPDLLEAAQAEHRATLAVTPYDCPIPEGVIAPPVRPGYRVR
- a CDS encoding MFS transporter, with translation MTTSTSESRGAATMALLSLAIGAFGIGMTEFVSMGLLPGIASDLLPALYASDTEEAIARAGMLISLYALGVVIGAPTIAGFASRFPRHRVVLVLVAALLVFNGLTVIAPTFELVAISRFLSGVPHGAYFGMGALVASELLGPAKRGRAVSLMMTGLTVANVVGVPAGTFLGQAVGWRAAYIVVALVFAAALVMCGRFLPAQPGDPGRTFRHELRVFLIPQVWFAIGIGAIGFGAFFAIYSYVATLVTEAAGAPEWLVPFALMALGLGMVVGNLFGGRLADASVTRTLLVGLAGMSLVSVVVAVLSSWSVALIAALFVFGLIAQLINPAIQLRLFDVAHEHQALAGALNHSALNIGNSVGAAVGGAVIAAGFGYVAPAWAGAVLAAAGAVIAVASLAVDRRAVRVAA
- a CDS encoding glycosyltransferase 87 family protein encodes the protein MRSPRAARIALWLAFAAVHALVAWLGWALPNQPMGDVYLVYEPWSDRALAGERIVGITEPWVYPILALAPMLLTQALGFLGPYAIGWAVLVTACDAVAFWLLVGRARSRPRVIAAAFWLGYALLLGPIGMYRIDAVTVPLAVAGVLWLAGRPSVAGALLAAATWIKVWPAALLGSVAVASWWRARRRATGVVAGALVLTGVLVGAVAIAGGARHLLGFVATQQGRGLQIEAPAATPYLWGAVAGLDGWYPYYDRTILTFQVAGPGADAIAALMNPLLALAAVAILGVAAWKARRGAAAARLVPPAALALTLAMIVCNKVGSPQFHAWLIAPLVLWLLWDRRRAWPLAIGGLACAALTHLVYPILYGSVLAVSPLGIAVLTARNVCLVALLAWAIVRLARVPAGARGAAPRRRADPRRAAAERA